In a genomic window of Oncorhynchus keta strain PuntledgeMale-10-30-2019 unplaced genomic scaffold, Oket_V2 Un_contig_3287_pilon_pilon, whole genome shotgun sequence:
- the LOC127923810 gene encoding soluble scavenger receptor cysteine-rich domain-containing protein SSC5D-like: protein MWKWQIWNEKRMRDCSVGPMPRPDQAPYSDQAPYSDQVPYSDQVPYSDQAPYSDQAPYSDQTPYSDQAPYSDQAPYSDQAPYSDQAPYSDQVPYSDQAPYSDQAPYSDQAPYSDQAPCQGQTRLHIQTRPHIQTRLHIQTRPHIQTRLHIQTRSHIQTRLHIQTRFHIQTRPHIQTRPHIQTRPHAKARPGPIFRPGPIFRPGPIFRPGPIFRPGPIFRPGPIFRPGPIFRPGPIFRPGPIFRPGSIFRPGPMPRPDQAPYSDQAPYSDQAPYSDQVPYSDQAPYSDQAPCQGQTRPHIQTRLHI from the exons ATGTGGAAATGGCAGATATGGAatgagaagaggatgagagactGTTCTGTTGGCCCCATGCCAAGGccagaccaggctccatattcagaccaggctccatattcagaccaggtcccatattcagaccaggtcccatattcagaccaggccccatattcagaccag gctccatattcagaccagaccccatattcagaccaggccccatattcagaccaggccccatattcagaccaggccccatattcagaccaggctccatattcagaccag gtcccatattcagaccaggccccatattcagaccaggccccatattcagaccaggccccatattcagaccaggccccatGCCAAGGccagaccaggctccatattcagaccag gccccatattcagaccaggctccatattcagaccaggccccatattcagaccaggctccatattcagaccaggtcccatattcagaccaggctccatattcagaccaggttccatattcagaccaggccccatattcagaccaggccccatattcagaccaggccccatGCCAAGGCcagaccaggccccatattcagaccaggtcccatattcagaccaggccccatattcagaccaggccccatattcagaccaggtcccatattcagaccaggccccatattcagaccag gccccatattcagaccaggccccatattcagaccaggccccatattcagaccaggctccatattcagaccaggccccatGCCAAGGCcagaccaggccccatattcagaccag gccccatattcagaccaggccccatattcagaccaggtcccatattcagaccaggccccatattcagaccag gccccatGCCAAGGCcagaccaggccccatattcagaccaggctccatatttag
- the LOC127923815 gene encoding uncharacterized protein LOC127923815 yields MRGDKLSYIVRGDKLSYIVRGDKLSYIVRGDKLSYIVRGDKLSYIVRGDKLSYIVRGDKLSYIVRGDKLSYIVRGDKLSYIVRGDKLSYIVRGDKLSYIVRGDKLSYIVRGDKLSYIVRGDKLSYIVRGDKLSYIVRGDKLSYIVRGDKLSYIVRGDKLSYIVRGDKLSYIVRGDKLSYIVRGDKLSYIVRGDKLSYIVRGDKLSYIVRGDKLSYIVRGDKLSYIVRGDKLSYIVRGDKLSYIVRGDKLSYIVIDRWR; encoded by the exons ATGAGGGGTGACAAACTCAGCTACATTGTGAGGGGTGACAAACTCAGCTACATTGTGAGGGGTGACAAACTCAGCTACATTGTGAGGGGTGACAAACTCAGCTACATTGTGAGGGGTGACAAACTCAGCTACATTGTGAGGGGTGACAAACTCAGCTACATTGTGAGGGGTGACAAACTCAGCTACATTGTGAGGGGTGACAAACTCAGCTACATTGTGAGGGGTGACAAACTCAGCTACATTGTGAGGGGTGACAAACTCAGCTACATTGTGAGGGGTGACAAACTCAGCTACATTGTGAGGGGTGACAAACTCAGCTACATTGTGAGGGGTGACAAACTCAGCTACATTGTGAGGGGTGACAAACTCAGCTACATTGTGAGGGGTGACAAACTCAGCTACATTGTGAGGGGTGACAAACTCAGCTACATTGTGAGGGGTGACAAACTCAGCTACATTGTGAGGGGTGACAAACTCAGCTACATTGTGAGGGGTGACAAACTCAGCTACATTGTGAGG GGTGACAAACTCAGCTACATTGTGAGGGGTGACAAACTCAGCTACATTGTGAGGGGTGACAAACTCAGCTACATTGTGAGGGGTGACAAACTCAGCTACATTGTGAGGGGTGACAAACTCAGCTACATTGTGAGGGGTGACAAACTCAGCTACATTGTGAGGGGTGACAAACTCAGCTACATTGTGAGGGGTGACAAACTCAGCTACATTGTGAGGGGTGACAAACTCAGCTACATTGTGATTGACAGGTGGAGGTGA